From the genome of Corallococcus macrosporus DSM 14697:
GCACCCTTTGTGAACTTCATCGGGATGTCGTAGCTCCGCATGCGCTCCGCGACGATGTCCAAGATCTGATTCCGCGTCAACGTTCGACCAGACCTGACTTCGGCGCGCCGCAGTTCATCCATGATCATCCGGTTCCACTCACCGGGCCACATGCGCCCCAGCTTCCAGTTCCCTCCTCCGTGAAGCGCCTCATGGTGGGCCCGCTCCAGTTGGACGCAGAAGTGGTCGATGTCCATGTCACCCTTGAAACCGCGCTGCTCAAACCACTCCCGGTGCTCTTTCGGCAGGACGTGATGCTTCGGTGCGCTGGACATGCCCGCGCCTGCCCTGCCCGTCACCTTCATGCCGCGCACTTCGGGGCTGTCCCCCAGCGCTTCGCGCACGCCGTCGGGCAAGTCCTGGTTCGCCTGGGCCATCAGCACTTGCCCGCCATGGATGCGAACCGCCGCGCTGACGGCTGGGAGGGAGAGGACGCCCGCCTGCACCAGCCTGCGCATCATCTCCACCCACTCGGCCGTGACGACGAGCCGCGAGCCCGCCATGACGCCGCCCGAACTCATGATGAGCCCCACGCCAAGCGTCGCGGGTGCTGCTGGTGGCGGCCGGGGGAGTGACACCTTCAGCGTGGAAATCAGGGCGAGCAGCTCCATCACCTGCGCCGCCACCATGACCTTGCCGCCCACCTCCATGGACGAGCGCGCATCCCGACGAATCGTGTCGAATTCGTGGGTCAACTCCCCCATCAGCACGGGCATCGCGGTCGCCGCAGCCTCGATGCGCTCCGCGTCCCCAGACGAGAGGTCCGCCAGCGTCGGAGTCAGCTTGCTTTGCACTCGATGCAGGTCCGCGAACAGCTTCTCGGAGCCGCACATGGGACAGTCGCGGAGCAAGACATCAGCGAGTTGCAGGAAGTCCACCCAGGTGGCCAGCAGCAGGGCTCC
Proteins encoded in this window:
- a CDS encoding DUF2380 domain-containing protein → MKRTLERSEATRARLTSRSLAPGGRSLDGVFTRYVDQGSDSLMWLRGSLASATALAGVSSEVGDSGMELSLLRMTGPRLQAAMFGALLLATWVDFLQLADVLLRDCPMCGSEKLFADLHRVQSKLTPTLADLSSGDAERIEAAATAMPVLMGELTHEFDTIRRDARSSMEVGGKVMVAAQVMELLALISTLKVSLPRPPPAAPATLGVGLIMSSGGVMAGSRLVVTAEWVEMMRRLVQAGVLSLPAVSAAVRIHGGQVLMAQANQDLPDGVREALGDSPEVRGMKVTGRAGAGMSSAPKHHVLPKEHREWFEQRGFKGDMDIDHFCVQLERAHHEALHGGGNWKLGRMWPGEWNRMIMDELRRAEVRSGRTLTRNQILDIVAERMRSYDIPMKFTKGAGR